The genomic DNA CCAGAAAGAGAACAGCAACTACCTTGTGCCGATGGTCGTGGAACAGACACCGCACGGCGAACGTTCCTTTGACATCTATTCCCGCCTGCTCAAGGATCGCATCATTTTTTTGGGCAGCCAGGTCGATCCGGCCAGCGCTGGCTTGATTGTCGCTCAGATGCTGTTCCTGGACGCTGAAAATCGGGACAAGCCGATCAGCCTCTACATCATGAGTCCCGGCGGATACGTCACGGCCGGTCTCGCCATCTACGACGTGATGCAGCTCATCCACGCGCCGGTCTCGACGATCTGCATGGGCCAGGCCGCTTCGATGGGCGCCGTCCTACTCTGCGCCGGCGCCAAAGGCCTGCGCTACGTGCTGCCGAACGCCGAGGTGATGATTCACCAGGTCCTCGGCGGCGCTGAAGGCCAGGTCGCGGACGTGAAGATCCGTGCGGCTCACATGGACAAGACCAATGAGCGCTTGCTGAGGATCATTGCGGAACATACGGGCCAGTCCCTCGAGAAGGTCCGCCGGGACGCCGATCGCGACAACTTCATGTCGGCCGAAGAAGCCGTCGCTTACGGCCTCGCCGACGCGATCATGCAGAAAGCTCCGTTCGTCAAGAAGTGATCGTCGCCGTTCTGGCGCCGCGATCCAGCCGGTCAGGGTTCGCCTGGCCGGTTTTTTTATCGGCGGCCGGAATCTTCGAGGCTGCGCCCTCGCGGCTGAAAAAATAGTGATAATTATTTTCAATCGTTCTCATTGCGCCCGGCGCGCTGATTGCCCGCGCGCGGTCTCCGGAGAAAAGGTGCGCTTGTCCACAATCAGTGGATATCCTGCCCGGCAGCAGCGGTTTTAAGCTCAAATGGGGCACACCAGCCCCATCTTGACACTCCCTTGCCGCGGGTCTTGACAGGTTTTTTGATTTAGTCCATAATGGACCCACGTTCGAAATAGACGATTGTCCACAAATAGCCGGTTGAGAGGTCGTCTGTCGCGAACGGTTCGTAAACTATGCAAAACAAGGTTTCATCAATTTCAAGCGGCTGACTTCATCCGAATTGTTGATGTAAGTTTCGACCGCTTGGAAGGCGGTCTTTTTTAAAGGGTTCACGGATTTGGCCTCGTAAGCAGACAACGATGACAGCGCGTCTCGTTCTCTACTTCTGGGGCTGAACGCCACGGAAAAGACGTTCGCACCAGGGACTTTGACAATTGAATTAGCAAGTCGAGAGAAGGTCTAAACGTCAACAATACAGCTGACACGAAGACGAGGACGTTTTCGTGTTTCAGTGGTGAGAGAGCAATTAAGGGCACATGGTGGATGCCTCGACACAAAGGGCCGATGAAGGACGTAGCAGCCTGCGAAAAGCTCCGGGGAGGTGGCAAGCAACCTTTGATCCGGAGATGTCCGAATGGGGAAACCTGGTCTGGCGTTGAGTCAGATCGCGATCCAGGGTGACCTGGTGAGCGGGTACCCGCTGAAGTGAAACATCTCAGTAAGCGGAGGAAAAGAGAAAAATTCAGTCGTTAGTCTCAGGCCGCGTTTAACGCGGCAACGCGTCATGCGCGTCTGAGTCTAGCGGCTACATTCCCTGAGTAGTGGCGAACGAAAGGGGAGGAGCCCAAACCTATTCCATGGTTTGCCGCACCGAGTTCGGATAGCAATATTCGTACCACGGGTGGCAAATAAAGATGCGAGTCGTTGTGGAGCAGGTGTAGATCGGGTTCTGCTGGGGGCGCTCGTAACACCCCGGCGAAGGCGTGTTTCTTAGTCGAACGAGCTGGAAAGCTCGGCCAAAGACGGTGATAGCCCGGTAGGTAAAAAGAAACTCGTCTCCGTAGCAGAACTACGTAAGTAATCCGGGACTCGTGAAATCCCGGATGAATCAGCGACGACTATGTCGCAAGGCTAAATACTCTTTGTGATCGATAGTGAACAAGTACCATGAGGGAAAGGTGAAAAGTAGCCCGGGAGGGCGATGAAATAGTATCTGAAACCGTGTGCTTACAAGGAGTTAGAGCCCCAAGTCAGGCGCAAGCCTGGCGGGGTGATAGCGTTCCTATTGAAGAATGAGCCGACGAGTTAGCTGCGTGTCGCTTGGTTAAGCCCCTGAGGGGGTGGAGCCGTAGTGAAAGCGAGCCTTAACGGGCGCAGTCGACTTTCAACTCTGAGCCGGATTTATTCGGCCTGGAGTTGATTGTCGACAGGTGGCACGCACTAGACCCGAAACCCGGTGAGCTAGCCATGACCAGGATGAACCAGGGGTAAAACCCTGGGGAGGTCCGAACCCACATGCTGTGCAACACATGGGGATGAGTTGTGGCTAGGGGAGAAATTCC from Patescibacteria group bacterium includes the following:
- a CDS encoding ATP-dependent Clp protease proteolytic subunit; the protein is MKDQKENSNYLVPMVVEQTPHGERSFDIYSRLLKDRIIFLGSQVDPASAGLIVAQMLFLDAENRDKPISLYIMSPGGYVTAGLAIYDVMQLIHAPVSTICMGQAASMGAVLLCAGAKGLRYVLPNAEVMIHQVLGGAEGQVADVKIRAAHMDKTNERLLRIIAEHTGQSLEKVRRDADRDNFMSAEEAVAYGLADAIMQKAPFVKK